The region GCGGTAGAGCAGCTCGTCACCCTCGAGGTCGGCGACCTTGAGGTTCTTGAAGCGGTCCCACACGCGCGCCAGGCGGTCGAGCTCGGCGTCGCTGCGCTTGCGGATCTGGGCCATCTCGCGCTCGGCGGAGTCACGGACGCGACGGCGCGCGTCGGCCTTGGCACCCTCCGCCTCGAGCGTCGCGACGTCGGCCTCGAGCTTCTTGGCGCGGGCGTCGACGTCGAGGTCGCGGCGCTTCGTGATCGCGTCGCGCTCGATGTCGATCTCGTTCTGGAGGCTCGGCAGGTCGGCGTGACGCTTCTCGTCGTCGACGTCCGTGATCATGTAGGCCGCGAAGTAGATGACCTTCTCGAGGTCCTTCGGGGCGAGGTCGAGCAGGTAGCCCAGGCGCGAGGGGACGCCCTTGAAGTACCAGATGTGCGTGACGGGCGCGGCGAGCTCGATGTGGCCCATGCGCTCGCGGCGGACCTTCGAGCGCGTGACCTCCACGCCGCAGCGCTCGCAGACGATGCCCTTAAAGCGCACGCGCTTGTACTTGCCGCAGTTGCACTCCCAGTCCCGGGTCGGGCCGAAGATCTTCTCGCAGAAGAGTCCGTCCTTCTCGGGCTTGAGGGTGCGGTAGTTGATCGTCTCGGGCTTCTTGACCTCGCCGTGGGACCAGGTCCGCACGTCCTCGGCCGAAGCGAGGCCGATGCGCAGCTCGTCGAAGACATTGACGTCGAGCAAGGTGTCCTACTTCCTTCGGTGTGTCACCGGTAAGTCGATATCTGTGGATCTCGCCGCCCGCGCCCGGCGGGGTGCGCGCTCTCGCGCACCCCGCCGGGCCGGCGGATCAGATCTCTTCGACGCTGCTGGCGTCGGGGCGACGGGAGAGGTCGATACCGAGCTCCTCAGCAGCGCGGTAGACCTCCTCGTCGGTGTCACGCATCTCGATGAGCGTGCCGTCGGCGGAGAGGACCTCGACGTTCAGGCAGAGCGACTGCATCTCCTTGATGAGCACCTTGAAGGACTCGGGGATGCCGGGCTCCGGGATGTTCTCGCCCTTGACGATCGCCTCGTACACCTTCACGCGGCCGGGGACGTCGTCGGACTTGATCGTCAGGAGCTCCTGGAGCGCGTAGGCGGCGCCGTACGCCTCGAGCGCCCACACCTCCATCTCGCCGAACCGCTGACCACCGAACTGCGCCTTACCACCCAGCGGCTGCTGCGTGATCATCGAGTACGGACCGGTCGAACGCGCGTGGATCTTGTCGTCGACCAGGTGGTGCAGCTTGAGGATGTACATGTAGCCGACCGAGACGGGCTCGGGGAACGGCTCACCGGAGCGACCGTCGAACAGCCGCGCCTTGCCCGTGGAGTTGATCAGGCGGTCGCCGTCGCGCGTGAGGAGCGTGGAGTCCAGGAGACCCGCCAGCTCGTCCTCACGGACGCCGTCGAACACCGGCGTGGCCACGGGGGTGCCGGGCTCCGCCTTAAGCGCCTCGGGCGGCAGGTTCTTCGCCCACGAGGGCACCTTGCCGGCCTTGGCGTCGGCGATGCCGGCGTCCCAGCCCGTCTTGGCGACCCACCCGAGGTGCGTCTCCAGGACCTGACCCACGTTCATGCGGCCGGGCACGCCCAGCGGGTTCAGCACGACGTCGAGCGGCGTGCCGTCCTCCAGGAACGGCATGTCCTCGACCGGGAGGATCTTGGAGATGACGCCCTTGTTGCCGTGACGGCCGGCGAGCTTGTCGCCGTCGGTGATCTTGCGGCGCTGCGCGATGTAGACGCGCACCATCTTGTTCACGCCGGGGGCAGCTCGTCGCCGTCCTCGCGGTCGAACTCGCGTACGCCGATGACCGTGCCGGACTCGCCGTGGGGCACCTTGAGCGAGGTGTCGCGCACCTCACGGGCCTTCTCGCCGAAGATGGCGCGCAGGAGGCGCTCCTCCGGGGTCAGCTCGGTCTCGCCCTTGGGCGTGACCTTGCCGACCAGCACGTCACCGGCACCGACCTCGGCACCAATCCGCACGATACCGCGCTCGTCGAGGTCCGCGAGGACCTCCTCGGAGACGTTCGGGATGTCCCGCGTGATCTCCTCCGGGCCGAGCTTGGTGTCGCGCGCGTCGACCTCGTGCTCCTCGATGTGGATCGAGGAGAGCACGTCGTCGGCCACGAGACGCTGGCTGAGGATGATCGCGTCCTCGTAGTTGTGGCCCTCCCACGACATGAACCCGACCAGCAGGTTGCGGCCGAGCGCGAGCTCGCCCTCGTCGGTGGCGGGACCGTCGGCCAGCACCGAGCCGACCTCGACGCGGGCGCCCTCGTCGACCAGCACGCGCTGGTTGTAGGACGTGCCCTGGTTGGAGCGCTGGAACTTCGCGACGCGGTAGGTGAACGACGTCGCGTCGTCCTGCGCCACGGTGATCGCGTCGGCCGAGACCTCGCTGACGACACCGGGCTTGGTCGCCACGATGACGTCACCGGCGTCGACGGCGGCGCGACGCTCCATGCCGGTGCCCACGAGCGGGGCCTCCGAGCGCACCAGCGGGACCGCCTGGCGCTGCATGTTCGCGCCCATGAGGGCGCGGTTGGCGTCGTCGTGCTCGAGGAACGGGATCATCGCGGTCGCGACGGACACCATCTGCCGCGGCGAGACGTCCATGTAGTCGACCTCGCCGGCGGGGACGAGCTCGGTCTCACCGCCGCGCGTGCGCACCAGCACGCGCTCGTCGGCGAACGTGCTCGTCTCGGTCAGCGTGGCGTTCGCCTGCGCGATGACGTAGCGGTCCTCGTCGTCGGCCGTGAGGTAGGTGACGTCGTCGGAGACCACGCCGTCCTCCCCCACCTTGCGGTAGGGCGTCTCGATGAAGCCGAACGGGTTGATCCGCGCGTACGTCGCGAGCGAACCGATGAGGCCGATGTTCGGACCCTCGGGGGTCTCGATCGGGCACATGCGGCCGTAGTGCGACGGGTGGACGTCACGGACCTCCATCGAGGCGCGGTCGCGGGAGAGACCACCCGGGCCGAGGGCCGACAGACGCCGCTTGTGCGTCAGGCCCGCGAGCGGGTTGTTCTGGTCCATGAACTGCGACAGCTGGCTCGTGCCGAAGAACTCCTTGATGGAGGCGACGACGGGCCGGATGTTGATCAACGTCTGGGGCGTGATGGCCTCGACGTCCTGCGTCGTCATGCGCTCGCGCACGACGCGCTCCATCCGCGACAGGCCCGTGCGGACCTGGTTCTGGATGAGCTCGCCGACGGCGCGGATGCGACGGTTGCCGAAGTGGTCGATGTCGTCGGTCTCGACGTGCACGGTCGCGCGCGCGTCGGCCGGGCCGATCTCGACCTCGTCGACGCCGCGGTGCAGGGCGGCGAGGTACTTCACCGTCGCCACGATGTCGGCGACCTGGAGGACCGACTCGGTCAGCTCGGCATCGCGCCCCAGCTTCTTGTTCAGCTTGTAGCGGCCGACCTTCGCGAGGTCGTAGCGCTTGGAGTTGAAGTAGAAGTTGTCGAGCAGCGCCTGACCCGCCTCGACCGTCGGGGGCTCGCCCGGACGCGTCTTGCGGTAGATGTCGACGAGCGCCTCGTCCTGCGTGGTGACGGCGTCCTTCTCGAGGAGCTCGAGCACGACGGGGAACTCGGCGAACTCCTCGCGGATCTCCGTCTCGGTCATGCCGAGGGCCTTGAGGAAGACCGTGACCGACTGCTTGCGCTTGCGGTCGATGCGGACACCGACGGCGTCGCGCTTGTCGATCTCGAACTCGAGCCACGCACCGCGGCTCGGGATCATCTTGGCGGTGAAGACGTCCTTGTCCGACGTCTTGTCGGCGATCCGCTCGAAGTAGACGCCCGGGGAGCGCACGAGCTGGGAGACGACGACGCGCTCCGTGCCGTTGATGACGAACGTGCCGCGCTCGGTCATGAGCGGGAAGTCGCCCATGAAGACCGTCTGCGACTTGATCTCACCGGTCGTGTAGTTGACGAACTCCGCCGTGACGAACAGCGGCGCGGAGAAGGTGAAGTCCTTCTCCTTGCACTCCTCGACCGAGTACTTGGCCGGCTCGAAGCGGTGGTCGCGGAAGGACAGCGACATGGTGTTGCCGAGGTCCTCGATCGGGGAGATCTCGGCGAAGATCTCCTCGAGACCCGAGGAGGCGGGAACCGACTGGTTCCGCTCGGCGGCCTCCTGCACACGGGCGCGCCAGCGCTCGTTGCCCAGGAGCCAGTCGAAGCTGTTGGTCTGGAGACCGAGCAGGTCGGGTGCCTGCATGGGCTCGGAGATCTTGGCGAAGGAAACCCTTCGCGAGGCGGTGCGGTTGGCGATGGCGTCAGCGATCGAAGGGTTGCTCGAGGCAGCCAAGAGGGATCCTTCCCTACGAAAAGGGTGTTCTCAGACGTCGTTCTGCTTACCCCAGGTTCGCCAGGCGAGGACCGGTTCGTGAGCCATGTGGGCTCGCGTCCGAGGGCATCACCGAGCACGCAGCGAGGGTTGGGGGCACAGGACAGCGCAAAGCGCGAGCATACCCACGGATCCGGGCGCGGTCAACCCCACCCCTCGGGACCCGTGATCGGCCTCCCCGTCGAGACCGGTCTGGCGTCCGCCGCACGTCGTCGTGCGACAGGCAGTCTGCCCCACCCGGGTGGGATCCGTCGAGTCGTGCGCCCGGCGTGGCGCACGACGCTCGTCGTCCATCGCCTCGCCCGGCACGGGCCGGGGACGCCGCAGGGCCCGTACCGCGTGCGGTACGGGCCCTGCAGGTGGTGCGTCGCGGCCGTGGCCGCGGAGAGATCGCGAGGGGCGATCAGATCACTTGACGGTGACCGTGGCGCCGGCGCCCTCGAGCTGCTCCTTGGCCTTGTCCGCGGCCTCCTTGTTCGCGCCCTCGAGGACGGGCTTGGGAGCGCCGTCCACCAGGTCCTTGGCCTCCTTCAGACCGAGACCCGTGATGGCGCGCACCTCCTTGATGACCGCGATCTTCTGCGAACCGACGGACTCGAGGACGACGTCGAACTCCGTCTTCTCCTCGACCTCCTCGGCGGCGGCGCCACCGGCGGGGGCGGCGACGGCGACGGCGGCCGGAGCGGCGGCCGTGACCTCGAAGACCTCTTCGAACTGCTTCACGAACTCGTTGAGCTCGATGAGCGTGAGCTCCTTGAAAGCGTCAATGAGCTCGTCGGTGGTGAGCTTCGCCATGATCGGCGTTCCTTCCTGTCTGTGTTCCCAGCGCGTGCTGCGCGAGACCTGGTGTGGGGTGGGTGACGTCGCAGGACCCGAGGGTCAGGCGGCGTCCGCCTGCTTCTCGCGCAGGGCGTCGATGGTGCGGACCGCCTGCGACGCGGGAGCGGTGAAGAGGTACGCAGCCTGGTAGAGCTTCGCCTTCATCGCACCGGCCGCCTTGGCCAGCAGCACCTCGCGGGACTCGAGGTCCGCGAGGGCGGTGATCTCGGCAGGAGTGATCTCCTTGCCGTCGAGCACACCGGTCTTGACGACCAGTGCGGGGTTCGCCTTGGCGAAGTCGCGCAGACCCTTGGCCGCGGTCACCGGGTCACCGGTGATGAACGCGATGGCCGAGGGCCCGGAGAGCTGCTGTGCGAAGCTCTCCAGCCCGACCTCGCGCGCCGCGATCGCGGTCAGCGTGTTCTTCGCCACGGCGTAGTGCGCCTCCGACCCGAGGGCCTTGCGCAGCGCCTTGAGCTGGGCGACCGTGAGGCCGCGGTACTCGGTGAGCACCGCCGCGCCCGAGTCGCGGAAGAGCTGAGTCAGCTCGGCGACCGCTGCCGCCTTGTCCGGCCTCGCCATGGCATTCCTTTCCGATGGTGACCACCGGCCTCGAGAACGAAGAAGAGCCCCGTGCACAGGCACGGGGCTCGGATCGGCGCCGGGGCGCCCTCTCGTTGCTCGAACCTGCGCAGGCTTCCCTGAGGAACTTCGCTCCGGACGAGCGCTCGCGCGCACGACCGAGGACCGGCGGTCTGGGGTACGGGACGACTGTACACGATGCGGACGGGTGCCCCCTCCCCGACGCGCGACGGGGCGACGCCGAGGAACGCCTCGACCAGAAACACGCCGGCCGATCGGCGCGCCCACCGGTGCGTTCACGATTCGGCCACCCATCCTGAACCTTGTGCGCACCGAACCCTGGGTGCCACGGTGCAGTACGTCACGCCGGAACAGTCCGGCACGAACAAGGAGCAGACCATGACTTCCAGCCCGAACCGTCTCATCGCCGCCATCTTCGGCGCCGTCTACCTGCTCGTCGGCCTCGCGGGCTTCGCCGTGACCTCCGGCGCGCAGTTCGCGGGCACCGAGGGCGGAACCCTGATCATCTTCGAGGTCAACCCGCTGCACAACATCGTGCACCTCCTCATCGGCATCGCGCTGCTCGTCGGCTCGCGCACAGTCCCGTCCGCCAAGGGTGTCAACACCACCATCGGCGCGGTGTACCTGCTGGTCGGTGTGGTCGGCCTCTTCCTGCTGGAGTCCTCGGCCAACATCCTCGCGCTGAACGGTGCGGACAACGTCCTGCACCTCGCCAGCGCCGTGCTGCTGCTCGGTGTCGGCCTGACGCAGGACCGCGCCGCCGCCACCTCCACGCGGGCCGCGTGAGCTCACGATGACCCCCACGGCCCCGTCCGACCGCACCGGCGCACCCCGGTCCGGCACCCCCAGCGGCGTCGTCGTGACGGCGCTGCTGGGGCTCGGGGCCGCCATGCTGCTGCTCGCCGCCGTCCCGGGCGTCGCCCGGGACGGCGAGGGCACGGCAGCCTCCCGCGTCCTCCTCGTCGCCGTGCTCCTGGCGGGCTTGGCGGCGACCGCCTGGTCGCTCGCGTCCCTGCGGGTCGGGCGCCTCGTCCTGCCCCGCACGACCGTCGCGGCCGCCTTCGGCACGACGGCGGTCGGGGCTCTCGGCTACACGGCGCTGCAGCCGCTGCTGCTCGCCGCACTGCCCGGCGTCCGCATCCCCGGCGCGGACGACTACACGACCGCCGCGCTGCTCGTGCTGACGGCGTTCGGCGTCGTCGTCGTGACGCGAGCTCGCGCCGTGCCGGAGTACGCTCCGGCCGCCGGGGCCGGACGTCGGCTGCTCGCGCTGGCCGCGGGTGCCGCCGTCGTCGGAGCGCTCGTGACGCCCGGCCTCGCGGCCTCCGCAGCCGGGGACTACGCCGTCCCGCACGGCGAGCACGGCTCCACCGCGGCGGCCGTCCCCGAGGTCGACGCTGCGCCCGCGCCGGCGGAGTACCTGGACCCCGCACGGTCGGGACGTCCCGTCCCGTCGCCGCACACCGGGCACTGACCCGGTCCCGTTCCTGGGCTCGGCACAGCACTGCACGACGAACGGCGCGAGCCCCGTCCCCTCGAGGGGACGGGGCTCGCGCCGTTCGTGCGTCAGGTGCCGGTGCTCAGCTGGCGTCCTCCGACGCGACGTTGCGCGTCTTGGTGACGTCCAGGGGCACACCCGGGCCCATCGTGGTGGAGGTGACGCCCTTGATGATGTAGCGGCCCTTGGAGGAGGACGGCTTGAGGCGCAGCACCTCCTCGAGCACGGCGGCGTAGTTCTCGGCGAGCTGGGTGTCGGAGAAGGACACCTTGCCCACGATGACGTGGAGGTTGGAGTGCTTGTCCACGCGGAACTCGATGCGGCCGCCCTTGATCTCGGTCACGGCCTTGGTGACGTCCATCGTGACGGTGCCCGTGCGCGGGTTCGGCATGAGCCCGCGCGGGCCGAGCACGCGGCCGAGGCGGCCGACCTTGCCCATGAGGTCCGGCGTCGCGATCGCGGCGTCGAAGTCGGTGTACCCGGCGGCGACCTTCTCGATGAGCTCGTCGCCACCGACCTCGTCGGCGCCGGCGTCGATCGCCTGCTGGGCGCGGTCGCCGACGGCGAACACGAGGACGCGGGCCGTCTTGCCCGTGCCGTGCGGCAGGTTCACGGTGCCGCGCACCATCTGGTCGGCCTTGCGGGGGTCGACGCCGAGGCGGAACGCGACCTCGACGGTCGAGTCGAACTTGGTCGACGCCGTCTCCTTGGCCAGACGCAGGGCCGCGAGGGGCGCGTAGGTCTGGGTGCGGTCGATGCGGCTCGCCGCCTTGCTGTAGGTCTTGCCGTGCGTGGCCATGCTTCTGCTCCTGTGTCGGTTCGTGCAGTCGTGGTCGACGGGTCCACGCGGACCCTGCCACTGCCCGCACCCCGGTCGGGGGCGGGAGGTGTGCGGACCCGGGCCGCACGAGGCGGCCCGGGTCGGTCTCACTCGGAGACGGTGATGCCCATCGAGCGGGCGGTGCCCGCGATGATCTTCTCGGCGGCGTCGAGGTCGTTCGCGTTGAGGTCCTCGAGCTTGGTGCTCGCGATCTCGCGGACCTGGTCGCGCGAGATCGAGGCGACCTTGACGGTGTGCGGGGTCGCGGACCCCTTGGCCACACCGGCGGCCTTCTTGATGAGCTCCGCGGCCGGCGGAGTCTTCAGGACGAACGTGAAGGAGCGGTCCTCGTAGACCGTGATCTCGACCGGGATGACATTGCCGCGCTGGGCCTCGGTCGCCGCGTTGTACGCCTTGCAGAACTCCATGATGTTCACGCCGTGCTGACCGAGCGCGGGGCCGATCGGCGGGGCGGGGTTGGCCGCACCGGCATTGATCTGGAGCTTGATGAGGCCGGTGACCTTCTTCTTGGGGGGCATAGCAGTTCCTCACTGGTGCGTGGGCCGACGCCGTGGGCGATGACCCGGTTGCAGAGCGACCGCCGATCGGCGGCCGCGGGACGGTCAGATCTTGGCGACCTGGCCGAAGGCGAGCTCGACCGGGGTGTCCCGACCGAAGATGGAGACGAGGACCTTGAGCTTGCCGGACTCCGGCTGGATCTCGGAGATCGAGGCGGGCATGCCCTCGAACGGGCCGTCGATGACGGTGATGGACTCGCCCACGGTGAAGTCGACCTCGACGGGGCGGGCGGCGGTGGCACCGGAGCCAGAGCCCGGAGACGCCGGGGCGCCGGGCGCGGGCTCGAACGTCGGCGCGAGCATCGAGATGACCTCGGAGGTCGTCAGCGGCACCGGGGAGTGGGTGTGACCGACGAACCCGGTGACGCCCGGGGTGTGACGCACCGCGCCCCACGACTCGTCGGTCAGGTCCATGCGCACCAGCACGTAGCCGGGGATCCGGACGCGCTTGACGACCTTCTTCTGCGCGTTCGCCTTGACCTCGACGACCTCCTCCATCGGCACCTCGATCTGGAAGATGTGCTCCTCCATGTTGAGGCTGCTGATGCGGGTCTCGAGGTTGGACTTCACGCGGTTCTCGTAGCCCGCGTAGGAGTGGATGACGTACCAGTCACCGGGGAGCACGATCAGCTCGCGGCGGAACGCCTCGAGGGGGTCGACCTCCTCGGTGGGCGCCTCGTCCTGCGCGTCGGGCGTGTCCAGGGCGTCCAGCGCCTCGGCGTCGATCGTCTCGACGGTCTCGGGCTTCGTCTCGTCCGTCAGTGCGGGGGTCTCGGCGTCGGTCGAGGTGGGCTCGGACACGTGCTCCTGCTTTCTGTCTGGGGTGCTGGTGCGCACCGCACCCGGCCGCGCGGACCGGGGCGTGCGACGGCGGTCAGGAGCTGGGGGAACCCAGCAGCCACAGGACCGCGCGACCGATCCCGAAGTCGAGCACGAACACGAAGGCCATGCAGACCAGGATGAAGACCAGCACCACGAGCGTGTAGTTGACGAGCTCGGGCCGGGTCGGGGTGACGACCTTGCGCAGCTCGGCCACGACCTGGCGGACGAAGAGGATGATCCGACCGAAGAGTCCGAGCTCCTTCGAGCCCTTGTCCGGCTTGCCGGCAGCGGTCGTGCTCGACTCGCTCATGACCCCTCCGTCTCCCTGCTCGTGCGGACGCCCGCCGGGCGTCGCGCTGGTGGACCAGCGACGCCGACGGCGCCGCGTGTGCAGGGCAGGCGGGACTCGAACCCACAACCGCCGGTTTTGGAGACCGGTGCGCTACCAATTGCGCCACTGCCCTTCGCTCGGCGGTCCGCCTCCCCGCTCCGGCACCGGAGCACGACGGCGGGGTCCCGAGGGACTCGCGATCGCCTCGAGGGGCACAACCGAGCAGGGCGGTCCTTGACCACCGGGGGACCACTGTACGCGAGGATGCGGGACTGGTCGAACGCACCCGGGGCCGGGGTGACCCCGGGCGCCGCGACGGCGGGTGCGCACCGGGCGGTGGACCGCCCCGACGGGCGGCACCGGTGCGTGCCACGATAGGCGGGTGAGCCCCTCCGACGCCGTCGCACCCGCCACCTCCTCCCCCGCCGCCGGCGCGCCCACGCGCGTCTCGCAGCGATTCGCCGGCATCGCGGAGTCCGCGACGCTCGCCGTCGACGCGAAGGCGAAGGCACTCAAGGCCCAGGGGCGGCCGGTCATCGGGTTCGGCGCGGGTGAGCCGGACTTCCCGACACCGCCGGCGATCGTCGCCGCCGCCGTCGCCGCGGCGCAGGACCCCGCGAACCACCGCTACAGCCCGGCCGGCGGCCTGCCGGTCCTGCGCGAGGCGATCGCCGCGGCGACGCTGCGCGACAGCGGGTACGAGATCTCCCCCGCCAGCGTGCTCGTGACCAACGGCGGCAAGCAGGCCGTCTTCCAGGCGTTCGGCGCCGTCGTCGACCCGGGCGACGAGGTGCTCCTGCCCGCGCCGTACTGGACCACCTACCCCGAGGCCATCCGGCTCGCGGGCGGTGTGCCGGTGGAGGTCTTCGCCGGGGCGGACGCGGGGTACCTCGTCACGGTGGAGCAGCTCGAGGCGGCCCGCACCCCGGCCACGAAGGCGCTGCTGCTGTGCTCGCCGTCCAACCCCACGGGTGCCGTCTACCCGCCCGAGGCGATCGAGGCCATCGGCCGGTGGGCGCTGGAGCACGGCATCTGGGTGATCACGGACGAGATCTACCAGCACCTGGTCTACGACGACGCGGTCTTCACCCCGGTCCTGCGCGCGGTGCCCGAGCTCGCCGACACCACGATCGTCGTCAACGGCGTCGCGAAGACCTACGCCATGACGGGGTGGCGCGTCGGGTGGCTCCAGGGCCCCGCCGACGTCGTGAAGGCAGCCACGAACTTCCAGTCCCACCTCACGTCCAACGTGAGCAACGTGTCGCAGCGCGCCGCCGTCGCCGCCCTGACGGGCGACCTGGGGGCGGTCGCGCAGATGCGCGAGGCGTTCGACCGGCGTCGTCGCGCCATGGTCGCCGCCCTGAGCGCGATCGACGGCGTCGACTGCCCGACGCCGACCGGCGCGTTCTACGCCTACCCGAGCGTCGAGGGGGTCCTGGGTCGCGAGATCCGCGGTCGTGTCCCGACGACGTCGGCCGAGCTCGCCGAGATCGTCCTCACCGAGGCCGAGGTCGCCGTGGTGCCCGGGGAGGCCTTCGGCCCGAGCGGGTACCTGCGGCTGTCCTACGCCCTGGGCGACGCCGACCTCGCCGAGGGCGTCGGCCGTCTCGCGGCCCTGCTGTCCGAGGCCCGCTGACCTCTCATCCCCGTCTCATCCTGGTGGGACACACTGGCGCGCATGACCCCGGACGGACAGCGTGCGAGCAGGCTGCGCACCGTCGTGGCCGTCGTCGCGACGGGTGTGCTGCTCGCCCTGCTCACCTTCGGCGTCGGCAACGCGCTCGTGGGGGCCACCGGCAGTCGTGAGGTGCCGGCGGGCGAGCGGCTGACGGTGCCGGCGGGTCCGACGGCGGACCCGCCCTCGGACGACCAGCCGGGCGAGCCGGGGACGACACCCGAGCCCGAGCCCGCACCGGCACCCGAACCCCCTGCGCCCACCGAGGCTCCCCCGCGCCCGCTCCGCCGGCGCCGGCTCCCCCGGCACCTGCACCCGCCCCGGCACCCGTCCCCGTCGCGCCCGCCCCGGTGGTGGGGGATCCCGACGACGACGATGACGACGACGGCGACCCCGATGACGACGACAACGACGGGGATGACGATGACGACGACGACGATGACGACTGAGCTCCCCGCCGTCGACGCGCCGTCGTCACCGCCACGGCCCGCCCCGCCGTCGCGGCTCGTCCGGCTCGCTCGGCGGCGCCCCGTCGGGCCCGGTCGCCCCCGGCGCCGGTGGCGCGTGTCGCTGCGCACCCGGATCCTCGCCGCGCTCGTGGGCCTGACCGCGGTCACGCTCGCGGCCGCCGGGACCACGCTCTACGGCATCGAGCGGGACCGCGTCGAGCAGCGCATGGACGCCTCCCTGGCACGAACCGTCGCCGAGGTCCGCACCATCGCGGAGAACGACGTCGACCCCGCCACGGGCCAGCCGTTCGCGAGCGCCGAGGACCTCCTGCTGTTCGCGCTGCAGCGCTACGTGCCGAGCGAGAACGAGGCGGCCTTCTCGCTCGGGGCCGAGGGCGTGCTGCAGTACTCCGAGCTGAACCAGCTCCGACCCGATCTCGACGACGAGCTGGTGGCCTCCCTCGCCGACGCCCCCGACCGCACCGCGGCGACGATCGCGCGCGAACGCACCGCCACCGCCGACTACCGCTACGTCGCGCTGCCCATCCAGGTCGGCGACGCGCCGCCGGCCGCGCTCGTCGTCGTGTTCGACCGCGGGGCGGAGATCGCCGACCTCGTGCCGACCTTCCGGCTCTACGCGCTCATCGCCGTCGTGGCCCTGGTGGGGATCGCGGGAGCGGGGTGGCTCGTGGCCGAGCGGATCCTGCAGCCGGTGCGCGTCCTGCGCCGCACCGCCCAGGAGATCGGCTCGAGCGACCTGGGGCGGCGCATCCCCGTCGTCGGCCACGACGACCTCGCCGACCTCACCGGCACGATGAACGCCATGCTGGCGCGGCTCGAGGGCGCGTTCACGGCCCAGCAGCAGCTCCTGGACGACGTCGGGCACGAGCTGCGCACCCCGCTGACCGTCGTGCGGGGTCACCTCGAGCTGATGGACCCCGCCGACGTCGAGGACGCGGGCGCGACGCGCGACCTCGCGCTGGACGAGCTCGACCGGATGTACCGGCTCGTGGACGACCTCATGACGATCGCCCGGTCCGAGCGCCCGGACTTCGTCGCGCCGCGGCCGTGCGACGTCGCCGGGCTGACCGACGACGTCCTGTCGAAGGCACGCAGCCTCGGGGAGCGGCGGTGGCGGCTCGACGCGCTCGCGG is a window of Litorihabitans aurantiacus DNA encoding:
- the nusG gene encoding transcription termination/antitermination protein NusG, which produces MSEPTSTDAETPALTDETKPETVETIDAEALDALDTPDAQDEAPTEEVDPLEAFRRELIVLPGDWYVIHSYAGYENRVKSNLETRISSLNMEEHIFQIEVPMEEVVEVKANAQKKVVKRVRIPGYVLVRMDLTDESWGAVRHTPGVTGFVGHTHSPVPLTTSEVISMLAPTFEPAPGAPASPGSGSGATAARPVEVDFTVGESITVIDGPFEGMPASISEIQPESGKLKVLVSIFGRDTPVELAFGQVAKI
- a CDS encoding DUF4383 domain-containing protein gives rise to the protein MTSSPNRLIAAIFGAVYLLVGLAGFAVTSGAQFAGTEGGTLIIFEVNPLHNIVHLLIGIALLVGSRTVPSAKGVNTTIGAVYLLVGVVGLFLLESSANILALNGADNVLHLASAVLLLGVGLTQDRAAATSTRAA
- the rplL gene encoding 50S ribosomal protein L7/L12 — protein: MAKLTTDELIDAFKELTLIELNEFVKQFEEVFEVTAAAPAAVAVAAPAGGAAAEEVEEKTEFDVVLESVGSQKIAVIKEVRAITGLGLKEAKDLVDGAPKPVLEGANKEAADKAKEQLEGAGATVTVK
- the rplJ gene encoding 50S ribosomal protein L10, with protein sequence MARPDKAAAVAELTQLFRDSGAAVLTEYRGLTVAQLKALRKALGSEAHYAVAKNTLTAIAAREVGLESFAQQLSGPSAIAFITGDPVTAAKGLRDFAKANPALVVKTGVLDGKEITPAEITALADLESREVLLAKAAGAMKAKLYQAAYLFTAPASQAVRTIDALREKQADAA
- a CDS encoding pyridoxal phosphate-dependent aminotransferase, with amino-acid sequence MSPSDAVAPATSSPAAGAPTRVSQRFAGIAESATLAVDAKAKALKAQGRPVIGFGAGEPDFPTPPAIVAAAVAAAQDPANHRYSPAGGLPVLREAIAAATLRDSGYEISPASVLVTNGGKQAVFQAFGAVVDPGDEVLLPAPYWTTYPEAIRLAGGVPVEVFAGADAGYLVTVEQLEAARTPATKALLLCSPSNPTGAVYPPEAIEAIGRWALEHGIWVITDEIYQHLVYDDAVFTPVLRAVPELADTTIVVNGVAKTYAMTGWRVGWLQGPADVVKAATNFQSHLTSNVSNVSQRAAVAALTGDLGAVAQMREAFDRRRRAMVAALSAIDGVDCPTPTGAFYAYPSVEGVLGREIRGRVPTTSAELAEIVLTEAEVAVVPGEAFGPSGYLRLSYALGDADLAEGVGRLAALLSEAR
- the secE gene encoding preprotein translocase subunit SecE, whose amino-acid sequence is MSESSTTAAGKPDKGSKELGLFGRIILFVRQVVAELRKVVTPTRPELVNYTLVVLVFILVCMAFVFVLDFGIGRAVLWLLGSPSS
- the rplA gene encoding 50S ribosomal protein L1 → MATHGKTYSKAASRIDRTQTYAPLAALRLAKETASTKFDSTVEVAFRLGVDPRKADQMVRGTVNLPHGTGKTARVLVFAVGDRAQQAIDAGADEVGGDELIEKVAAGYTDFDAAIATPDLMGKVGRLGRVLGPRGLMPNPRTGTVTMDVTKAVTEIKGGRIEFRVDKHSNLHVIVGKVSFSDTQLAENYAAVLEEVLRLKPSSSKGRYIIKGVTSTTMGPGVPLDVTKTRNVASEDAS
- the rplK gene encoding 50S ribosomal protein L11, which gives rise to MPPKKKVTGLIKLQINAGAANPAPPIGPALGQHGVNIMEFCKAYNAATEAQRGNVIPVEITVYEDRSFTFVLKTPPAAELIKKAAGVAKGSATPHTVKVASISRDQVREIASTKLEDLNANDLDAAEKIIAGTARSMGITVSE
- a CDS encoding sensor histidine kinase codes for the protein MTPDGQRASRLRTVVAVVATGVLLALLTFGVGNALVGATGSREVPAGERLTVPAGPTADPPSDDQPGEPGTTPEPEPAPAPEPPAPTEAPPRPLRRRRLPRHLHPPRHPSPSRPPRWWGIPTTTMTTTATPMTTTTTGMTMTTTTMTTELPAVDAPSSPPRPAPPSRLVRLARRRPVGPGRPRRRWRVSLRTRILAALVGLTAVTLAAAGTTLYGIERDRVEQRMDASLARTVAEVRTIAENDVDPATGQPFASAEDLLLFALQRYVPSENEAAFSLGAEGVLQYSELNQLRPDLDDELVASLADAPDRTAATIARERTATADYRYVALPIQVGDAPPAALVVVFDRGAEIADLVPTFRLYALIAVVALVGIAGAGWLVAERILQPVRVLRRTAQEIGSSDLGRRIPVVGHDDLADLTGTMNAMLARLEGAFTAQQQLLDDVGHELRTPLTVVRGHLELMDPADVEDAGATRDLALDELDRMYRLVDDLMTIARSERPDFVAPRPCDVAGLTDDVLSKARSLGERRWRLDALAEGEASIDPQRVTQALLQLASNAVRYSAAHTTIGIGSAWTGDDLELWVRDEGTGIPDEEQELVFRRFERGSTATADSTGLGLSIVASIARAHGGEARMASAPGRGTTVTIVLPDVRGGTTEIPVVGREGTA